From the Methanobacterium spitsbergense genome, one window contains:
- a CDS encoding DUF447 domain-containing protein has protein sequence MDLESIGMKKGLLYETILTTRNDDGTPNAAPIGVICKDNKEVVLYLHQGSCTVHNIKKNQSFIVNILKDPMVFVESTMGDLSEKYFEQYENEFYIKNTDAFFLANVTSLKDVEREDNFGISVITVLRAETSYIIKKKECVEPLNRAIYGIIEGLVYLTRMEMVSGDMEKLYRHRMSEISRIVNKVGGEEHKNAMKKISEAFKKYD, from the coding sequence TTGGATCTAGAGTCAATTGGTATGAAAAAGGGATTATTATATGAAACAATTTTAACAACGAGGAATGATGATGGAACTCCCAATGCTGCACCTATAGGGGTGATATGTAAGGATAATAAAGAAGTTGTTTTGTATCTTCACCAAGGATCCTGTACTGTTCATAACATAAAGAAAAATCAAAGTTTCATTGTGAATATATTGAAGGATCCAATGGTTTTTGTAGAATCTACTATGGGTGATTTGTCTGAAAAATATTTTGAGCAGTATGAAAATGAATTTTATATTAAAAATACAGACGCATTTTTTTTGGCTAATGTTACAAGTTTGAAGGATGTTGAAAGGGAAGATAATTTTGGAATTTCTGTAATAACTGTTTTAAGGGCTGAAACTTCCTATATAATCAAGAAAAAAGAATGTGTTGAACCATTAAACAGGGCAATATATGGAATAATCGAAGGACTAGTTTATTTAACAAGAATGGAAATGGTTTCTGGGGACATGGAGAAACTTTATCGTCATAGAATGAGTGAAATTTCTAGGATAGTAAACAAAGTTGGTGGAGAAGAACATAAAAATGCAATGAAAAAAATTTCAGAGGCTTTCAAAAAATACGATTAA
- a CDS encoding DUF2124 family protein: MRKDSEFTGITENLLAFREEVKDAKKITFIGMPGVCSPFALLFAFVVKEKESIFITGTDLTSAKKIIPSDQGMRFGELADPHADVVALLGGLAMPKSKVKAEDIQKILDVVLEDNGKLMGLCYMDVFRESGWHEILDFDCIINGTLTGFILRK, translated from the coding sequence ATGAGAAAGGACAGTGAATTTACAGGAATAACCGAGAATCTTTTAGCATTCCGAGAAGAGGTAAAGGATGCTAAAAAAATAACATTCATTGGTATGCCTGGGGTATGTAGTCCTTTTGCTCTGCTTTTTGCCTTTGTTGTTAAGGAAAAGGAATCAATTTTTATAACTGGTACAGATTTAACTAGTGCCAAAAAAATTATCCCTTCTGATCAAGGTATGCGGTTTGGTGAATTAGCAGATCCTCATGCTGATGTTGTTGCTCTTTTGGGAGGGTTAGCTATGCCAAAATCCAAAGTTAAAGCTGAAGACATTCAAAAAATTCTTGATGTTGTTCTTGAAGATAATGGAAAATTAATGGGACTTTGTTATATGGATGTATTTCGAGAGTCTGGATGGCATGAAATATTAGACTTTGACTGTATAATTAACGGGACATTAACAGGTTTTATTTTAAGAAAATAA
- a CDS encoding (R)-citramalate synthase — MKARIFDTTLRDGEQTPGVSLTPDQKLRIAIKLDELGVNVIEAGSAITSVGEREGIKKIVSEDLSAEICSFARAVKVDVDAALECGVESVHLVVPTSDLHIEHKLRKTREEVKRTAIEAAEYAVDHGLLVELSAEDATRSDYKFLKQVLSEGIDAGAKRVCACDTVGMLTPERSYEFYKGLTELGVPVSVHCHNDFGLAVANTLSGLRAGASQAHVTVNGIGERAGNASLEEVVVSLNSLYNIKTDINFKMLYEMSKTVARMTGIYLQPNKAIVGENAFAHESGIHADGVIKKAETYEPITPELVGHRRRFVMGKHVGSHIIRKRIKEMGLRVDDVRFEQIFARIKALGDMGKCVTDVDLQAIAEDALGVLAEKPVELEELTIVSGNKVTPTASVKINVDGVEKVEAGVGVGPVDAAIVAVRKSVKDIADIQLEEYHVDAITGGTDALIDVVVKLKNGDNIVSARSTQPDIIMASVEAVLGGVNKIVSDKMIRESENKE; from the coding sequence TTGAAAGCTAGAATATTTGACACAACACTTAGAGATGGAGAGCAAACTCCGGGAGTTTCTTTAACTCCGGATCAGAAGCTTAGGATAGCAATCAAGCTTGATGAGTTAGGGGTTAATGTTATAGAGGCAGGTTCCGCCATTACATCGGTGGGGGAAAGGGAAGGAATTAAAAAAATAGTTTCTGAAGATCTTTCAGCTGAAATATGCAGTTTTGCAAGGGCAGTTAAAGTTGATGTAGATGCAGCTCTAGAATGTGGAGTTGAAAGTGTTCATTTGGTTGTTCCAACATCTGATTTACATATAGAACATAAATTAAGGAAAACTCGAGAAGAAGTAAAAAGAACAGCAATTGAAGCTGCAGAATATGCTGTTGATCATGGTTTACTCGTTGAACTTTCAGCAGAAGATGCAACTCGAAGTGATTACAAATTTCTTAAACAAGTTCTAAGTGAAGGAATAGATGCTGGAGCTAAAAGAGTTTGTGCCTGTGACACAGTAGGAATGCTCACACCAGAAAGATCTTATGAATTTTACAAGGGTTTAACAGAATTAGGAGTGCCAGTTAGTGTTCATTGTCATAATGATTTTGGATTAGCCGTTGCAAATACTCTATCAGGACTTCGGGCCGGTGCAAGTCAGGCTCATGTAACAGTAAATGGAATTGGTGAAAGAGCTGGAAATGCTTCTCTTGAGGAGGTTGTAGTTTCCCTGAATTCTCTTTACAATATTAAAACAGATATTAATTTTAAAATGCTCTATGAAATGTCAAAAACAGTGGCAAGGATGACAGGAATATATCTTCAGCCAAACAAGGCCATAGTGGGTGAGAATGCATTTGCACACGAATCAGGAATACATGCAGATGGTGTTATTAAAAAGGCAGAAACATATGAACCAATAACTCCGGAGCTTGTTGGTCACAGACGAAGATTTGTTATGGGTAAACATGTGGGTTCTCATATTATCCGAAAGAGAATAAAAGAGATGGGATTAAGGGTAGATGATGTTAGATTTGAACAAATATTCGCAAGAATAAAAGCCCTTGGAGATATGGGAAAATGTGTAACAGATGTTGATCTTCAAGCAATTGCAGAAGATGCACTTGGAGTTCTAGCAGAAAAGCCAGTAGAACTTGAAGAGTTAACCATAGTCTCTGGAAACAAGGTCACCCCAACTGCATCGGTAAAAATCAATGTTGATGGTGTGGAAAAGGTTGAAGCTGGTGTTGGTGTTGGTCCGGTGGATGCAGCAATTGTTGCAGTTAGGAAAAGTGTAAAAGACATTGCAGACATACAGCTTGAAGAATATCATGTTGATGCCATAACAGGGGGAACTGATGCTCTGATTGATGTTGTTGTCAAACTCAAAAATGGTGATAATATAGTTAGCGCAAGAAGTACTCAGCCAGATATTATAATGGCCAGTGTAGAAGCAGTTTTAGGTGGAGTTAACAAAATAGTCAGCGATAAAATGATCAGAGAATCTGAAAATAAGGAATAA
- a CDS encoding GtrA family protein, with protein sequence MAHDNLLQKLFRNQTNKTWVQFLRYILVGWIVFIIDFGSLFFLTEVFGIYYLISAALAFTLGLIANYFLSIGWVFNIRIQTKKHFEFGVFALIGIIGLFFNEVLIWVLTEDQGINYLISKIFTSILILFWNFYARKFILFS encoded by the coding sequence ATGGCTCATGATAATTTATTGCAAAAGCTGTTTAGAAATCAAACAAATAAAACTTGGGTTCAATTTTTAAGATATATTTTAGTAGGATGGATAGTTTTTATTATTGATTTTGGTTCCCTATTTTTTCTAACTGAAGTTTTTGGGATTTATTACCTCATTTCAGCTGCTTTAGCCTTTACACTGGGATTAATTGCCAATTATTTCTTGAGTATTGGCTGGGTTTTTAATATAAGAATTCAAACAAAAAAACACTTTGAATTCGGGGTTTTTGCGTTAATTGGAATAATTGGTCTCTTTTTTAATGAAGTTTTGATATGGGTTTTAACTGAGGATCAAGGGATTAACTATCTGATTTCAAAGATATTTACATCAATATTAATTCTGTTCTGGAATTTTTATGCAAGGAAATTTATTTTATTTAGTTGA
- the cgi121 gene encoding KEOPS complex subunit Cgi121, with translation MFENNDELGCNIQVAGFKTHITNIGQVMADLKQFDNCIIQLMDAEGIAGREHAIHATIHAINAFSRKENIANDLGLEICVRMSGQRQISQALKTLGIKNGDVTVCVIAVDCNADVMDKLTDILDERDDKVLEPDEDKLKTMYHISDIEAETAGSIKKLLMEKTALLILET, from the coding sequence ATGTTTGAAAACAACGATGAACTAGGATGTAATATACAGGTGGCCGGATTCAAAACTCATATAACAAATATTGGACAGGTTATGGCTGATTTAAAACAATTTGACAATTGTATTATCCAACTCATGGATGCAGAGGGAATAGCTGGCAGAGAACATGCAATACATGCTACAATACATGCTATCAATGCATTTTCAAGAAAAGAAAACATTGCAAATGATTTGGGTCTAGAGATTTGTGTGAGAATGTCTGGTCAAAGGCAGATCTCGCAAGCCTTAAAAACACTAGGAATTAAAAACGGAGATGTGACTGTTTGTGTAATAGCAGTTGATTGTAACGCTGATGTCATGGATAAATTAACAGATATTCTTGATGAGAGAGACGATAAAGTTCTTGAACCTGATGAAGATAAGTTAAAAACCATGTATCATATTTCAGATATTGAAGCTGAAACTGCAGGAAGCATTAAAAAACTTTTAATGGAAAAAACTGCTCTTTTGATACTTGAAACTTGA
- a CDS encoding Nre family DNA repair protein, giving the protein MINGKTAYLKKLTSRIKMHSVDVGKEIDGSTPPSVFIGSWNYPKVYAGPMIAPLSGDTTIMDMPESWIPQDKSQEDIIGYRLNLVRGKQIVGIKDLENNFIEKLQEISLADSSIGSEAEFSKKPRGTSFSDEHTPHGPSALIQKFDIDNVKWDHELEKVFYDSDLKAADAVLDLNNKGIPFSNIQKAFSVGAMGVGKRRKLVPTRWSITACDSTIGDRLLKNVRYNDVLDTHRVYEFSSLNNYYAILLLPTEWQYEWMEAFLHVLGSEELIFSDYEGNTGKKGYSRVGGCYYTCKMAVLESLAREGKQAGAIVLREAYNGYVPLGVFNVRENVRNAMNQKPLEFEDMKTALSYISTKLKLPMQKFVKQSDLLKELLQSRQTTLDSFIPT; this is encoded by the coding sequence ATGATAAACGGCAAAACAGCTTACCTCAAAAAACTGACTTCTAGGATAAAAATGCATTCAGTGGATGTTGGTAAGGAGATTGATGGGAGCACACCACCATCTGTTTTTATTGGTAGTTGGAACTATCCCAAAGTATATGCAGGACCAATGATAGCACCGCTTTCAGGTGACACCACCATCATGGACATGCCAGAATCTTGGATCCCACAAGACAAAAGTCAAGAGGATATAATAGGTTACAGATTGAATCTAGTGCGTGGGAAACAAATAGTTGGTATTAAAGACCTGGAAAATAATTTTATTGAAAAACTTCAAGAAATATCTCTTGCTGATAGCTCAATAGGAAGTGAAGCAGAATTCAGTAAAAAACCAAGAGGTACCTCTTTCAGTGATGAACACACCCCTCATGGCCCAAGCGCACTTATACAAAAGTTTGACATTGATAATGTAAAATGGGATCATGAGCTTGAGAAAGTTTTCTATGATAGTGATCTTAAGGCTGCCGATGCTGTATTAGACCTTAATAATAAGGGAATACCATTTTCAAACATACAGAAAGCATTTTCAGTAGGTGCAATGGGAGTTGGTAAAAGAAGAAAACTTGTACCAACAAGATGGTCAATAACTGCATGTGACAGCACTATAGGTGATCGTCTACTGAAAAATGTCCGTTATAATGATGTTCTTGATACACATCGTGTATATGAATTTTCAAGTCTTAACAATTATTATGCAATTCTTCTACTCCCTACAGAATGGCAATACGAATGGATGGAAGCATTTTTACATGTTCTTGGAAGTGAAGAATTAATATTTTCCGACTACGAAGGAAACACTGGAAAAAAAGGTTATTCAAGAGTTGGAGGATGTTACTACACATGTAAAATGGCAGTGCTTGAATCTCTTGCTCGTGAAGGAAAACAGGCAGGAGCAATAGTTTTAAGAGAAGCATATAATGGTTATGTGCCCCTTGGAGTTTTTAATGTTCGTGAAAATGTTAGAAATGCTATGAATCAAAAACCACTTGAATTTGAGGACATGAAAACAGCTCTTTCCTACATATCAACCAAACTCAAACTCCCAATGCAAAAATTTGTAAAACAAAGTGACCTTTTAAAAGAACTTTTACAATCTAGACAAACTACTTTAGACAGTTTTATACCAACTTAA
- a CDS encoding DegT/DnrJ/EryC1/StrS family aminotransferase: MDLFYRRPSFETRNAMSKSALNLKHIPGSRYEEIESAEEGVKKFTRHDQVKIVNSGNSAILSVMSTFKDRIMIPDQGGWIGFKKMAEFLGIKAIPIPTELGIVEVNELECLIEKFNPEALFITSFAGYSAEQPIKNIYKICEDMGVVLVEDASGGIGDESGMLGNGKHAHVIVASTGSPKTVNVGNGGFISTNDINLINSAKNILKSFKADPVTCAGIASEIKNAPYILSKTLEVCNFLKSEIMEFREVLYGDKSGLNIIIPDEHPKRLSYQLRNRFNVNGGSIITVCPNYNRVKMNALCIEIKNLDVKCMTHENLDEIVKILKTLN, from the coding sequence ATGGATTTATTTTACAGACGACCTTCATTTGAAACAAGAAATGCCATGAGCAAATCAGCTCTCAATCTGAAACATATCCCTGGCAGTAGATATGAAGAAATAGAAAGTGCAGAAGAGGGTGTAAAAAAATTCACCAGACATGATCAAGTTAAAATTGTGAACAGTGGCAATTCTGCCATTCTCTCAGTAATGAGTACATTTAAAGATAGGATCATGATTCCTGATCAAGGTGGCTGGATAGGTTTCAAAAAAATGGCTGAATTTCTTGGTATTAAAGCAATTCCAATTCCAACAGAACTTGGCATTGTAGAAGTAAATGAATTGGAATGTTTAATAGAAAAATTTAATCCTGAAGCTCTTTTCATAACCAGTTTTGCAGGATATTCAGCAGAACAACCTATAAAAAATATTTACAAGATTTGTGAAGATATGGGGGTTGTTTTAGTTGAAGATGCATCCGGTGGAATTGGAGATGAAAGTGGAATGCTTGGAAATGGCAAACATGCTCATGTGATTGTTGCATCTACTGGATCTCCCAAAACAGTTAATGTTGGGAATGGTGGTTTCATTTCAACTAACGATATAAATTTAATTAATTCAGCTAAAAATATTTTAAAAAGTTTTAAGGCAGATCCAGTAACATGTGCAGGTATTGCATCAGAGATAAAAAATGCACCTTACATACTTTCTAAAACATTAGAAGTTTGTAACTTTTTAAAGTCAGAAATAATGGAGTTTAGGGAAGTATTATATGGGGACAAATCGGGATTAAACATTATAATCCCTGATGAACATCCTAAAAGATTAAGTTATCAATTAAGAAATAGATTCAATGTGAATGGAGGCAGTATAATAACTGTATGCCCTAATTACAACAGGGTGAAAATGAATGCATTATGCATTGAAATAAAAAATCTTGATGTGAAGTGCATGACACATGAAAATCTTGATGAGATAGTAAAAATATTAAAAACTCTAAATTAA
- the msrB gene encoding peptide-methionine (R)-S-oxide reductase MsrB: MTTNSKEDSLIPIYSVKTGKVELVEKIKKTDEEWKKILSKESYNVARHQGTELAFTGKYHDCHEDGIYECICCGTDLFDSNTKFDSGTGWPSFWQPIADENIKEHKDRNYGMIRTESLCARCDAHLGHVFDDGPKPTGLRYCMNSASLKLVKR, translated from the coding sequence ATGACAACCAATTCAAAGGAAGATTCACTTATACCAATCTACTCTGTAAAAACTGGTAAGGTAGAACTGGTTGAGAAAATAAAAAAAACCGACGAAGAATGGAAAAAAATATTGAGCAAAGAATCCTATAATGTTGCAAGACACCAGGGGACAGAACTTGCGTTTACAGGCAAATATCACGACTGTCACGAGGATGGAATATATGAGTGTATTTGTTGTGGAACGGATCTGTTTGATTCGAATACTAAGTTTGACTCCGGAACTGGATGGCCAAGCTTCTGGCAACCCATAGCTGATGAAAATATCAAAGAACATAAGGATAGAAACTATGGTATGATAAGAACTGAATCACTATGCGCCCGCTGTGATGCACATTTAGGACATGTTTTCGACGACGGACCCAAACCAACAGGATTGCGATATTGCATGAATTCTGCATCCTTAAAGTTAGTCAAAAGATAA
- a CDS encoding NAD(P)/FAD-dependent oxidoreductase, which translates to MNKFDVIVVGAGPVGSTFARYIANEGFKVVMLERKREVGVPLQCAGLLGKKIKDINILPDEYILNEVYGAYLHSPSDIILKVGRKDPEAYVIDRVGYDKFLVEQAVDAGAELLLNHRVKGLDVKTGEVCVGNNSDKIFQGEVIVGADGHASRVSDEFNPKSKSVMAAQYLLDMKKDVFDIDNVNLNVNSNISPGFLWMIPISKSMARIGLFANKDYNGLNEVLKDFINHDTCYKNASILKKYQGFIPVYNSKKKIVKDRAILLGDAASQVKPTTGGGLIIGFECAKMAANTVSRALQMEDIKILNEYEYEYKKRFKNELKVQIEVQKIFESLTNEDLDKMFLKLKEGNAEALISEYGDMDTQSTLIKEMIKNRLLFSILPKLLTRRIGSLWK; encoded by the coding sequence ATGAATAAATTTGACGTAATAGTTGTTGGTGCAGGGCCTGTAGGCTCAACATTTGCCAGATATATTGCAAATGAAGGTTTTAAAGTAGTAATGTTAGAGAGGAAACGAGAAGTTGGTGTTCCCCTCCAGTGTGCAGGACTTTTAGGCAAAAAAATAAAGGATATTAATATCCTTCCAGACGAATACATCTTAAACGAGGTTTACGGCGCATATTTACATTCACCTTCAGATATTATATTAAAAGTTGGCCGAAAAGATCCAGAGGCATATGTAATCGATAGAGTAGGTTATGACAAATTTTTAGTAGAACAAGCAGTTGATGCAGGAGCAGAGCTTCTTTTAAACCATAGGGTAAAAGGTTTGGATGTAAAGACAGGAGAAGTTTGTGTTGGAAACAATTCTGATAAGATATTCCAAGGTGAAGTGATTGTTGGAGCTGATGGACATGCATCCCGAGTATCTGATGAATTCAACCCAAAATCAAAATCGGTAATGGCAGCGCAATATCTTTTAGACATGAAAAAAGATGTTTTTGATATAGATAATGTCAATCTTAACGTTAATTCAAATATATCTCCCGGATTTTTATGGATGATCCCGATTTCTAAATCAATGGCGAGAATAGGACTCTTTGCAAATAAAGATTATAATGGACTCAATGAAGTTTTAAAAGATTTTATTAATCATGATACATGTTATAAAAATGCTTCAATTTTAAAGAAGTATCAAGGATTCATACCGGTTTATAACTCTAAAAAGAAAATTGTAAAAGACAGAGCTATACTCTTGGGTGATGCAGCATCACAAGTAAAACCCACTACTGGTGGAGGCCTTATAATTGGATTTGAATGTGCTAAAATGGCAGCAAATACTGTTTCAAGGGCACTTCAAATGGAAGATATTAAAATTCTCAATGAATATGAATATGAATATAAAAAACGTTTTAAAAATGAGTTAAAAGTTCAAATAGAAGTTCAAAAGATTTTTGAATCACTTACAAATGAAGATCTTGACAAGATGTTTTTAAAACTTAAAGAAGGAAATGCAGAGGCTTTAATATCTGAATATGGGGATATGGACACCCAATCCACTCTTATAAAAGAAATGATAAAAAATAGGCTTCTGTTTTCCATTTTACCCAAATTGTTAACTCGGAGGATAGGAAGTTTATGGAAATAG
- a CDS encoding GMP synthase subunit A → MKILVVNNLGQYNHRIYRSLHYLKIPSEIIPNSTSLEEVKEKNPLGLILGGGPSIERAGNSLSYVEELDYPILGICLGHQIIAKAFGGEIGAAGIESYAQIKINILDENDILKGFGKSADVWASHKDEVIKPPENFKVLATSSICGVEAMKHETKPIYGIQFHPEVHHTENGGKIFENFYETCKEYNEKKSLN, encoded by the coding sequence ATGAAAATACTTGTTGTTAATAATCTTGGGCAGTACAATCATAGAATTTATAGAAGTCTCCATTATCTTAAGATTCCTTCAGAGATAATTCCAAATTCAACATCACTTGAAGAAGTAAAGGAAAAAAATCCCCTCGGACTTATTCTCGGTGGTGGACCTTCGATCGAAAGAGCCGGAAACTCCTTGAGTTATGTTGAAGAACTTGATTATCCAATTTTAGGCATATGTCTTGGCCATCAAATTATTGCCAAAGCATTTGGTGGAGAAATAGGTGCAGCAGGTATTGAAAGTTATGCTCAGATTAAAATAAATATACTTGATGAAAACGATATATTAAAGGGTTTTGGAAAAAGTGCAGATGTATGGGCATCTCACAAAGATGAAGTAATTAAACCACCTGAAAACTTCAAAGTTCTTGCAACATCATCAATATGTGGTGTTGAAGCCATGAAACACGAAACCAAACCTATTTATGGAATACAGTTCCATCCTGAAGTTCATCACACTGAAAATGGAGGAAAGATATTCGAAAACTTCTATGAAACTTGTAAGGAATATAATGAAAAAAAATCATTAAACTAA
- a CDS encoding TIGR01177 family methyltransferase, with protein sequence MEIVLILSQEHQTLPKAEVEAVLNAESIPFSFENQYEGVLILNVPDEYSKSLKTFGKRLSYTHEVCKLLIETDKVHLNSEIQTYPWKDIIIKDFAVRVKRMDKDDKFDTTDVEWEIGGLINNNIEGAKVNLKDPSSFLRLIYINGKIFVTERLFKIEKKHFYNLKPHKRPFFYPGSMSPKLARCMVNLTGVKKGDLVLDPFCGTGGILLEAGIMGAKVIGVDIDEKMVNGTIKNLNYCGVKDYQVFQGDARKICLHNKVKAIATDPPYGISASTGGEESQNLYAEALVTMAEILTDTGRLCMATPHYMDIEELIQGTNFEIIEQHHIRMHKSLTRVISILKKSLKEER encoded by the coding sequence ATGGAAATAGTTTTAATATTGTCGCAGGAACATCAAACATTACCAAAAGCAGAGGTTGAAGCTGTTTTAAATGCTGAAAGTATACCATTCAGCTTTGAAAATCAGTACGAAGGTGTTTTGATTCTCAATGTACCAGATGAATATTCAAAATCTCTTAAGACCTTTGGTAAAAGGCTTTCATATACTCATGAAGTTTGTAAACTTTTAATAGAAACAGATAAAGTTCATTTAAACTCTGAAATTCAGACATATCCATGGAAAGATATCATAATAAAAGATTTTGCTGTTAGAGTAAAGCGAATGGATAAAGATGATAAGTTTGATACAACCGATGTTGAATGGGAGATAGGCGGCTTAATAAATAACAATATAGAAGGGGCCAAAGTAAATCTAAAAGATCCATCAAGCTTTTTGCGACTTATATACATTAATGGAAAGATTTTTGTAACTGAAAGACTATTTAAAATAGAAAAGAAGCATTTTTATAATCTTAAACCGCATAAAAGGCCTTTTTTTTATCCTGGATCTATGAGTCCAAAACTTGCAAGATGCATGGTTAATCTTACAGGAGTAAAGAAGGGAGACTTAGTTCTCGATCCATTCTGTGGAACAGGAGGAATTCTCTTAGAAGCAGGAATTATGGGTGCAAAGGTTATTGGTGTAGATATAGATGAAAAAATGGTGAATGGAACAATTAAAAATCTTAATTATTGTGGTGTAAAAGATTATCAGGTTTTTCAAGGTGATGCGAGGAAAATATGTTTGCATAATAAAGTTAAAGCTATTGCAACTGATCCTCCGTACGGTATTTCAGCATCAACTGGCGGTGAAGAAAGTCAAAATCTTTATGCCGAAGCTCTTGTTACAATGGCGGAAATACTCACAGATACAGGGAGGCTATGCATGGCAACACCTCACTACATGGATATAGAAGAGCTTATACAAGGTACAAACTTTGAAATAATAGAACAACACCATATAAGAATGCACAAAAGTTTAACTCGTGTTATATCTATCCTTAAAAAATCACTGAAAGAGGAAAGATAA
- the guaA gene encoding glutamine-hydrolyzing GMP synthase: MLDPSDFINESIQEIKNIIGDKKAIIALSGGVDSSVASVLTSTAIGDNLIAVFVDHGLLREGESDYVNKTFNDRLNLRTINAEEEFLNRLDGVSDPEEKRKIIGELFIRVFERVAEEEGAEFLVQGTIAPDWIESDGQIKSHHNIALPHGLVLEIVEPIRELYKDEVRVIGSKMGLPDEMVNRQPYPGPGLAVRVVGILTPEKISICRKANAIVEEEVKKEGLDATLWQYFAVLTDTKVTGVKGDIRDFGYLVVLRMVESIDAMTANVPELPWSMVKTISQRITAEIPEVTHVSLSVSDKPPSTIEFA; this comes from the coding sequence ATGTTAGATCCATCTGATTTTATAAATGAATCAATTCAAGAAATAAAAAATATAATAGGCGATAAAAAAGCCATAATAGCACTATCTGGCGGTGTTGACAGCTCAGTAGCATCAGTATTAACTTCAACAGCTATTGGAGATAATTTAATTGCCGTATTTGTTGATCACGGGCTTTTAAGAGAAGGAGAATCAGATTATGTTAATAAAACATTTAATGACCGACTCAATTTGAGAACTATTAATGCAGAGGAAGAATTTTTAAACAGACTTGATGGTGTTTCTGATCCTGAAGAAAAGAGAAAGATCATTGGTGAATTATTTATAAGAGTTTTTGAAAGGGTTGCAGAAGAAGAAGGTGCTGAATTTCTTGTACAAGGCACAATAGCACCAGACTGGATAGAAAGTGATGGACAAATAAAATCGCATCACAATATAGCACTTCCACATGGATTAGTACTGGAGATTGTTGAACCAATAAGAGAACTTTATAAAGACGAAGTTAGAGTAATAGGAAGTAAAATGGGTCTTCCTGATGAAATGGTTAACAGACAACCATATCCTGGTCCTGGGCTTGCAGTAAGGGTAGTAGGCATATTGACTCCTGAAAAAATAAGCATTTGTAGAAAAGCCAATGCAATTGTAGAGGAAGAAGTTAAAAAAGAAGGTCTTGATGCAACTTTATGGCAGTACTTTGCTGTTTTAACTGATACAAAAGTTACGGGAGTTAAAGGAGACATAAGGGATTTTGGTTATTTGGTAGTGCTTCGAATGGTTGAATCAATCGATGCAATGACTGCAAATGTACCTGAACTCCCATGGAGTATGGTAAAAACAATATCTCAGAGAATAACAGCTGAAATACCCGAAGTAACACATGTTTCACTTTCTGTAAGTGACAAACCTCCTAGTACAATTGAATTTGCCTAA